The proteins below come from a single Myxococcales bacterium genomic window:
- a CDS encoding Uma2 family endonuclease, with amino-acid sequence MVQHIPAAYVLDPEDPRAPTREQWDAMTPRERDRVVDALPTSLPIELHPPEGDLHRKTKQGALGTLDDFFRRAGRRIYLSSELAVFYPGERSFVPDLLAVLDVDPHDRMRWVVSKEERGLDFVLEVIVAGRASKDLEHNVERYARLGIAEYFVFDRPSCRLHGHTLGPGRPDAYRRVVPQAGRYESKVLGLDLVLDGDKLRFFAGNAALEDTDEVIARLGGMLDKVLAREEDALARAEAERRRAEQEASRAEQEASRAEAAEARAQEAKRLLDEALAELARLKR; translated from the coding sequence ATGGTGCAGCACATTCCGGCCGCCTACGTGCTCGACCCCGAGGACCCCCGCGCCCCCACGCGCGAGCAGTGGGACGCCATGACGCCGAGAGAGCGCGACCGCGTGGTCGACGCCTTGCCCACCAGCCTGCCCATCGAGCTTCACCCTCCGGAGGGCGATCTTCACCGCAAGACCAAGCAGGGCGCGCTGGGAACCCTGGACGATTTCTTCCGACGCGCGGGGCGTCGCATCTACCTCTCGTCCGAGCTCGCCGTGTTCTATCCGGGCGAGCGGAGCTTCGTCCCCGATCTTCTCGCCGTGCTCGACGTCGACCCCCACGACCGCATGCGGTGGGTGGTGTCCAAAGAAGAGCGCGGGCTCGACTTCGTGCTCGAGGTCATCGTCGCCGGTCGCGCCAGCAAAGATCTCGAGCACAACGTCGAGCGTTACGCGCGCCTCGGGATCGCCGAGTACTTCGTCTTCGATCGCCCGAGCTGCCGCTTGCACGGGCACACGCTCGGTCCGGGTCGTCCGGACGCGTACCGGCGTGTCGTCCCGCAGGCGGGCCGGTACGAGTCGAAGGTGCTCGGGCTCGATCTCGTGCTCGACGGCGACAAGCTCCGCTTCTTCGCGGGCAACGCCGCGCTGGAGGACACGGACGAGGTCATCGCGCGGCTGGGCGGAATGCTCGACAAGGTGCTCGCCCGCGAGGAAGACGCGCTCGCCCGCGCAGAGGCCGAGCGGCGCCGCGCAGAGCAAGAAGCCTCCCGCGCAGAGCAAGAAGCCTCCCGCGCAGAGGCGGCGGAGGCGCGGGCGCAGGAAGCGAAGCGCTTGCTCGACGAGGCCTTGGCGGAGCTCGCGCGACTCAAGCGATGA
- a CDS encoding DUF4105 domain-containing protein has protein sequence MAAFTLTLTLGLGAGTARAAGERIVELYTIGEGPYLYARYGHSLLCVMDAATVVPGANEKSARLAKDVVGDCYDFGVPRADVADGMFWHSYRGKPIFITAKIPLQVVLDTFRGQDRTIERQRLPLSPEEAKRLIEAVEGSAARGDAYAYHPATANCATRVRDVLNDASGDHLRRDATATKDATLRELMQQGLAGHPLELAAVELTSGVANERYPSTWEAQMLPFKLRDAVADRFGVKPVTVHERVEYRLDRSVAAGRVLFVLLGLLLWGAAGLSRRDPSGKALGLTLKAIGVFLGGLALTIDLVALTCAYVETHKNWVLLALLPTDLALGWLTPRVRVLYTRGRIALLALLMLLEVVGVIPQVLLPIALMAMLAMIGALRASSGGPRTAAELPKAGPTKGEPAKVNAT, from the coding sequence GTGGCCGCGTTCACGCTTACCCTGACGCTTGGCCTCGGAGCCGGCACGGCGCGGGCGGCCGGCGAGCGGATCGTCGAGCTCTATACGATCGGTGAAGGGCCTTATCTGTACGCCCGCTACGGCCACAGCCTGCTCTGCGTCATGGACGCGGCGACGGTGGTGCCGGGCGCCAATGAGAAGTCGGCGAGGCTCGCCAAGGACGTCGTCGGCGACTGCTACGACTTCGGCGTTCCTCGCGCCGACGTCGCCGACGGGATGTTCTGGCACTCGTATCGAGGGAAGCCGATCTTCATCACGGCGAAGATCCCGCTGCAGGTCGTCCTCGACACCTTCCGCGGGCAAGATCGCACCATCGAGAGGCAGCGCCTCCCGCTCAGCCCCGAGGAGGCGAAGCGGCTCATCGAGGCGGTCGAGGGCAGCGCCGCGCGTGGCGACGCCTACGCCTACCACCCGGCCACCGCCAACTGCGCGACCCGGGTCCGCGATGTGCTGAACGACGCCAGCGGGGATCACCTCCGGAGAGACGCGACCGCGACCAAAGACGCCACGCTGCGTGAGCTCATGCAGCAGGGCCTCGCGGGCCACCCGCTCGAGCTCGCCGCCGTGGAGCTCACGTCCGGCGTCGCGAACGAGCGCTATCCCTCCACGTGGGAGGCCCAGATGCTCCCCTTCAAGCTGCGCGACGCGGTCGCCGACCGCTTCGGGGTGAAGCCCGTGACCGTCCACGAGCGCGTCGAGTATCGCCTCGACAGGAGCGTCGCCGCGGGCCGGGTGCTCTTCGTCTTGCTCGGCTTGCTCTTGTGGGGCGCCGCGGGGCTCTCCCGACGAGACCCGTCGGGCAAGGCGCTCGGCCTCACGCTGAAGGCGATCGGGGTCTTTCTCGGCGGGCTGGCGCTCACGATCGATCTGGTCGCGCTCACGTGCGCGTACGTGGAGACCCACAAAAACTGGGTGCTCCTCGCGCTCCTCCCCACGGATCTCGCGCTCGGCTGGCTCACCCCGCGTGTCCGTGTACTCTACACGCGTGGGCGCATCGCGCTGCTCGCGCTGCTCATGCTGCTCGAGGTCGTCGGGGTCATCCCGCAGGTGCTCCTCCCCATCGCGCTGATGGCGATGCTCGCGATGATCGGCGCGCTGCGCGCCTCGTCAGGTGGGCCGCGAACGGCCGCGGAGCTCCCCAAGGCCGGACCCACGAAGGGCGAGCCCGCGAAGGTCAACGCGACCTGA